From one Burkholderia pyrrocinia genomic stretch:
- a CDS encoding FKBP-type peptidyl-prolyl cis-trans isomerase, with translation MSVITTESGLKYEDLTEGTGAEAQAGKTVSVHYTGWLTDGQKFDSSKDRNDPFAFVLGGGMVIKGWDEGVQGMKVGGVRRLTIPPQLGYGPRGAGGVIPPNATLVFEVELLDV, from the coding sequence ATGTCTGTCATCACGACCGAATCGGGCCTCAAATACGAAGACCTGACCGAAGGCACCGGCGCGGAAGCGCAAGCCGGCAAGACCGTCAGCGTCCACTACACGGGCTGGCTGACCGACGGTCAGAAATTCGATTCGAGCAAGGACCGCAACGACCCGTTCGCGTTCGTGCTCGGCGGCGGCATGGTCATCAAGGGCTGGGACGAAGGCGTGCAGGGCATGAAGGTCGGCGGCGTGCGTCGCCTGACGATCCCGCCGCAACTCGGCTACGGCCCGCGCGGCGCAGGCGGCGTGATTCCGCCGAACGCGACGCTCGTGTTCGAAGTCGAACTGCTCGACGTCTGA
- a CDS encoding helix-turn-helix transcriptional regulator, whose amino-acid sequence MERIASPAIALRRYDTCEASDVHDFHQVVLGVDGAMVMAVDGIGRRIDRHAAWLIPAGARHDYAGLGDNRQLVIDLPAASLAVPQRLFDRARAVSIDPALTSLVAQVAAAAVQLDAPAGDARQAAAHRFQWQAAARLCGALLDDAGIDAPASGLDFARIDRWLRARLAEPLRIADLAAHCGYGMRRFHQLFVDAFGETPHRYLQRLRLDAAIVLLADGRYPLVDIAGMVGFADQSTFTHAFTKRFGVAPGRWRGERH is encoded by the coding sequence ATGGAACGCATCGCCTCCCCCGCCATTGCGCTGCGCCGCTACGACACGTGCGAAGCGTCGGACGTGCACGACTTCCACCAGGTCGTGCTCGGCGTCGATGGCGCGATGGTGATGGCGGTGGACGGGATCGGCCGGCGCATCGACCGGCACGCGGCTTGGCTGATTCCCGCCGGCGCGCGCCACGACTATGCGGGCCTCGGCGACAATCGCCAGCTCGTGATCGACCTGCCCGCGGCATCGCTCGCGGTGCCGCAGCGGCTGTTCGACCGTGCGCGCGCCGTGTCGATCGATCCGGCCCTGACGTCGCTCGTCGCGCAGGTCGCGGCGGCCGCCGTGCAGCTCGATGCACCGGCCGGCGACGCGCGGCAGGCCGCCGCGCACCGTTTCCAGTGGCAGGCCGCCGCGCGCCTGTGCGGCGCGCTGCTCGACGATGCCGGCATCGACGCGCCCGCGTCGGGCCTCGATTTCGCGCGCATCGACCGCTGGCTGCGCGCACGGCTCGCCGAGCCGCTGCGCATCGCCGATCTCGCCGCGCACTGCGGCTACGGGATGCGCCGGTTTCATCAACTGTTCGTCGATGCATTCGGCGAAACGCCACATCGCTACCTGCAGCGGCTGCGGCTCGATGCGGCGATCGTGCTGCTCGCCGACGGCCGGTATCCGCTCGTCGATATCGCAGGCATGGTCGGCTTCGCGGACCAAAGCACGTTCACGCATGCGTTCA